A single genomic interval of Brevibacillus brevis harbors:
- a CDS encoding glycosyltransferase produces the protein MDGLGDRMKTSIVILTHNHLEVTKLCIESIRQYTNPQSYELIVVDNASTDGTTQWLSEQQDIRSIFNTQNMGFPAGCNQGMKIAIGDNIMLLNNDVVVTKGWLENLLTCLYSQDNIGAVGPITNRCAYYQTIPVSYQTLEEMQPFAAKHNASNSDLWEERLKLIGYAFLFKRVVYEKVGELDEIFSPGNFEDDDYSIRIRQAGYKLILCKDTFIHHFGSVSFNEKPKEYQSLLKRNEEKFVEKWGFDSQKTMLIRYEILPLITHDKEDSFSLLEIGSGCGGTLLQAKNSFPKSKVYGFDSHEAAARQASSFADVRTGDWESFHSQYTGELFEYIVINNVLEKVADPIAFIEKAKSLLHPRGSLIMINKNLNHIHVIEGLAKGVSPFAYDEKRYFTLNELTEMLGIAGFSQVEYSSHPIWLYKSTVEFMESIIPHANEQMKNYYRAYEFVLKATANSAFPSISISIEELQRGENVDFQLQALRDVGCDRVIEKVMTEANDRIATLNLLAVKNFEHGYLEDVIPYLQKAYELDEHNLDTLYNLSAVMEISGETELAAWYAEQISKVSSEDMETLPEPFDRQQLKFLVRRIEFGVQTEEAVLELLNGLKQAVVSVEEIINVVTDDVVNKVEVLNLIGVHCYENDLHEEVIPLLQSAYDINRLDHHTLYNLAYVMNAYGEKQLALSFVQQIEQPDETVLELMAAIKGA, from the coding sequence ATGGACGGATTAGGTGATCGAATGAAAACCAGCATCGTTATTCTCACACACAATCATTTAGAGGTGACCAAACTTTGCATAGAAAGCATACGCCAGTATACGAATCCGCAAAGTTATGAACTGATTGTAGTTGATAATGCCTCAACAGATGGAACGACTCAGTGGTTATCAGAGCAGCAGGATATCCGTAGTATTTTTAATACCCAAAATATGGGGTTCCCAGCAGGGTGTAATCAGGGAATGAAAATAGCAATCGGTGACAACATTATGCTCTTAAATAATGATGTCGTAGTAACAAAGGGATGGCTAGAGAACTTGCTGACATGCTTGTACAGTCAGGATAATATCGGTGCTGTTGGGCCAATTACAAATAGATGTGCTTACTATCAAACCATTCCAGTAAGCTATCAAACCCTTGAAGAGATGCAGCCTTTTGCTGCAAAACATAATGCAAGCAATTCGGACCTTTGGGAAGAACGTTTAAAATTAATCGGGTATGCTTTTCTCTTTAAAAGAGTTGTCTATGAAAAGGTTGGCGAGCTGGACGAGATTTTCAGCCCAGGCAATTTTGAAGATGACGATTATTCGATTCGAATCAGGCAAGCTGGATATAAACTGATTTTGTGCAAAGACACGTTTATTCATCATTTTGGTTCGGTTTCTTTTAATGAGAAGCCGAAGGAGTATCAGTCTTTGCTAAAAAGAAATGAAGAGAAGTTTGTTGAGAAATGGGGATTTGATTCCCAAAAAACGATGCTAATTCGCTATGAAATCCTTCCACTTATTACTCATGACAAAGAAGACTCGTTTTCTTTGCTGGAGATTGGATCTGGATGCGGTGGCACGCTGTTGCAAGCAAAAAATAGTTTTCCTAAATCAAAAGTTTATGGATTTGATTCTCATGAAGCGGCTGCGAGACAAGCTTCTTCTTTTGCTGATGTCAGGACGGGTGATTGGGAAAGTTTTCATTCTCAGTATACAGGAGAGTTGTTTGAGTACATCGTTATCAACAATGTGCTTGAAAAAGTAGCGGATCCTATTGCGTTTATAGAAAAAGCAAAATCATTGCTGCACCCAAGAGGCTCTTTGATCATGATCAACAAAAATTTGAACCATATTCATGTCATAGAAGGATTGGCAAAAGGCGTTTCTCCATTTGCGTACGATGAGAAGCGGTACTTCACATTGAACGAGCTCACCGAAATGCTCGGGATTGCGGGCTTTTCACAAGTAGAGTACAGTTCACATCCAATATGGTTGTATAAGTCTACAGTTGAGTTTATGGAAAGCATCATCCCTCATGCGAACGAGCAAATGAAAAATTATTATCGTGCTTATGAATTTGTATTGAAAGCCACGGCTAATTCAGCATTTCCGTCTATTTCTATTTCTATAGAAGAATTGCAACGCGGAGAGAATGTAGATTTTCAATTGCAAGCCTTGCGCGATGTAGGTTGTGATCGAGTAATTGAGAAGGTCATGACGGAAGCCAATGACAGAATTGCGACGTTAAATCTGCTAGCCGTGAAAAATTTTGAACATGGTTATCTCGAAGATGTCATTCCCTATTTACAAAAGGCTTATGAATTGGATGAACACAATCTGGATACCCTATACAATTTATCTGCTGTTATGGAAATCAGCGGAGAAACAGAGCTGGCAGCATGGTACGCAGAGCAGATTAGCAAGGTTTCCAGTGAAGATATGGAGACGTTACCTGAACCATTCGATAGGCAGCAACTTAAATTTTTAGTGCGCCGGATTGAGTTCGGTGTTCAAACAGAGGAAGCAGTTTTAGAATTACTGAACGGACTCAAGCAAGCGGTTGTTTCTGTAGAAGAGATTATAAATGTAGTAACAGATGACGTGGTAAATAAAGTAGAAGTACTTAATCTAATTGGAGTTCATTGTTATGAGAACGACTTGCATGAGGAGGTTATCCCTCTACTTCAATCTGCGTATGATATCAATCGATTGGATCATCACACACTGTATAATTTGGCCTATGTCATGAATGCATACGGTGAAAAACAACTAGCACTATCCTTCGTACAGCAGATTGAGCAGCCAGATGAGACAGTGCTTGAGCTAATGGCTGCAATCAAAGGAGCATAA
- a CDS encoding sugar 3,4-ketoisomerase, protein MRIELLDFQKLGDYRGSLIAIENNRNIPFDIKRIYYMFGTKIEMRRGCHAHRKLQQVLICMSGSCNISLDDGIKTQHLVLDDPSKGLYLSGLIWRELYNFSEDCIVVVLADDFYDEEEYIRDYSAFINLSNLINGSGSCDK, encoded by the coding sequence ATGAGAATAGAATTGCTGGATTTCCAAAAATTAGGCGATTACCGCGGCTCATTAATCGCAATTGAAAATAATAGAAATATACCTTTTGATATAAAGCGTATTTATTATATGTTTGGAACAAAAATAGAGATGCGACGTGGTTGTCATGCTCACCGAAAATTACAGCAAGTTTTAATATGCATGTCGGGTTCGTGCAATATTAGTTTGGATGATGGAATAAAAACACAACATTTAGTTTTGGATGATCCTTCAAAAGGATTGTATCTCAGTGGCTTAATTTGGCGTGAACTTTATAATTTTAGCGAGGATTGCATTGTAGTAGTTTTAGCTGATGATTTCTATGATGAAGAAGAATATATTCGAGATTACTCAGCGTTTATCAATTTATCGAACTTGATTAACGGGAGTGGTAGTTGTGATAAATGA
- a CDS encoding glycosyltransferase: MNDKKICFIYCVKDQRMFEESVKFLHALEIPEGYEIDILPVLDAPSMAAGYNYAMKASDAKYKVYLQEDVSIINKNFVEDILKVFCNDPEVGMLGLMGAKELTASAIWWESKELFGKVYDSHTGKMQLLAFREVEEAYQSVEVIDGLLMATQYDIPWKEEIFDDWDFYDLSQSIEFCLNGLKVVIPRQESPWALHDCGIMSTDNYHYYKSLFIHHYEWKKAENKNLPLVSILIPTYNRPQLFELALRSALGQTYPNIEVIIGDDSTNDETERLIKKYVSQFKNIRYVKNEGNVRKFQKHLMLFDLANGEYVNYLTDSDLFHHEKIEKMMKYFLEDTNKEITIVTSHRLIIDDQNNPYPEEGITKRLFEVDSTVDGIEFGDFILSVNGNFIGEPTTALFRKSDLTVPFGTFSGREYGCNIDMATWLNLLAKGKIVYISETLSYFRIHGEQQQQSSNMVLAGTADYMHEILHAPQYGFFNNSSKYLSALKSAKKYADKVISQEGNKEEAKSNDEFRRFYRILIESIDSLEHLEEKTLIDPPLVSVIIPSYHLSHDLELGIRSLLRQSYKHIEIIADGYYDSNDHIQIDTSIPIKYIQTNSIDMVSRVNELIEAASGQYVYIFQEGIELCSENIKHKVTTLLNSKKENINGVLSIRKEVNVNQYGENYTIAGRIILHDVKKDESLFDGLFDKKLFATQGLLEDCFINKSYVLALLKLCSLENIIVTQNNGFSGIDNSNPQKDEIGQVIEQAKMIIFGEAWGIKLENQEFIEVVIECHNKIMNIMYANNFREEFIASLIPYEKHLRELIRRVVSVI; encoded by the coding sequence ATGAATGACAAGAAAATCTGCTTTATCTATTGTGTAAAAGATCAGCGAATGTTTGAGGAGTCAGTTAAGTTTTTACACGCTTTAGAGATTCCAGAAGGTTATGAGATTGATATTTTACCTGTTCTGGATGCTCCCAGCATGGCTGCAGGATACAATTACGCGATGAAAGCTAGCGATGCCAAGTACAAGGTGTATCTACAGGAAGATGTATCTATCATTAATAAAAATTTTGTGGAAGACATCCTGAAAGTGTTTTGCAATGACCCTGAAGTAGGAATGCTAGGTTTGATGGGAGCGAAGGAGTTAACTGCTAGCGCGATCTGGTGGGAAAGCAAAGAGCTATTCGGGAAGGTATATGACAGTCATACCGGAAAAATGCAACTATTGGCTTTTCGGGAAGTTGAGGAAGCATATCAAAGTGTAGAAGTCATCGATGGGCTGTTGATGGCTACACAGTATGATATTCCGTGGAAAGAAGAAATCTTTGATGACTGGGATTTTTATGATCTATCTCAAAGTATCGAGTTCTGTCTGAACGGATTAAAAGTAGTAATTCCTAGACAAGAGTCTCCTTGGGCTTTACATGATTGCGGCATCATGAGTACAGACAATTATCATTACTACAAAAGCTTGTTTATTCACCACTATGAATGGAAAAAAGCTGAGAACAAGAACCTGCCGCTCGTGAGTATTTTAATACCAACTTATAATCGACCTCAATTATTTGAGCTGGCATTAAGAAGCGCATTAGGGCAAACCTATCCGAATATTGAAGTGATTATTGGTGATGACAGTACAAATGACGAGACTGAACGGTTGATTAAAAAGTACGTTAGTCAGTTTAAAAATATTCGCTATGTAAAAAACGAGGGAAATGTAAGGAAGTTCCAAAAACATCTTATGCTTTTTGATTTGGCAAATGGTGAATATGTGAATTATCTGACCGACTCTGATCTGTTTCATCATGAAAAGATTGAAAAGATGATGAAGTATTTCCTTGAGGATACAAATAAGGAGATTACGATTGTAACCTCACATCGTTTGATTATTGATGATCAAAATAATCCTTATCCAGAAGAGGGAATAACTAAACGACTGTTCGAGGTAGATTCCACTGTAGATGGAATAGAGTTTGGGGATTTTATTCTAAGTGTAAACGGAAACTTTATTGGTGAACCTACAACAGCTTTGTTTCGGAAATCTGATCTTACGGTTCCCTTTGGAACATTTTCTGGTAGAGAGTATGGCTGCAATATAGATATGGCTACCTGGCTTAACTTACTAGCTAAAGGGAAGATCGTGTATATTTCAGAGACATTAAGTTATTTTCGAATTCATGGCGAACAACAACAGCAATCAAGTAATATGGTGCTTGCGGGAACTGCAGACTACATGCATGAAATATTGCATGCTCCTCAATATGGCTTTTTTAATAATTCTAGTAAGTATCTATCAGCATTAAAGAGTGCTAAAAAGTACGCAGATAAAGTAATAAGTCAAGAGGGCAACAAAGAAGAAGCTAAAAGCAACGATGAATTTAGAAGATTTTATAGGATTCTAATCGAATCAATTGACTCACTTGAACATTTAGAAGAGAAAACGCTTATTGACCCCCCATTAGTAAGTGTTATTATTCCTAGTTACCATTTGTCTCATGATCTGGAGTTAGGAATCCGAAGTTTATTAAGACAATCATATAAACATATAGAGATCATCGCGGATGGCTATTATGACAGTAACGATCATATACAGATCGATACTTCAATCCCAATTAAATATATTCAAACAAATAGTATAGATATGGTGTCTAGAGTAAATGAACTTATTGAAGCTGCTTCTGGTCAGTACGTGTATATTTTTCAAGAGGGCATAGAATTATGTAGTGAAAACATAAAGCATAAAGTAACTACGCTATTAAATAGTAAAAAAGAAAACATAAATGGTGTGTTGTCAATAAGAAAAGAAGTGAATGTAAATCAATATGGGGAAAATTATACAATAGCAGGAAGAATCATTTTACATGATGTGAAAAAGGACGAAAGTTTGTTCGACGGATTATTTGATAAGAAGCTTTTTGCTACTCAAGGTTTACTAGAAGATTGTTTTATCAACAAAAGTTATGTTTTAGCTTTATTGAAGCTATGCAGTCTCGAAAATATTATTGTCACACAAAATAACGGGTTCTCAGGAATTGATAATAGTAATCCCCAGAAAGATGAGATCGGACAAGTCATCGAGCAGGCGAAAATGATAATTTTTGGAGAAGCGTGGGGGATAAAACTAGAAAATCAAGAATTCATTGAGGTAGTTATTGAATGCCATAATAAAATAATGAATATCATGTATGCAAATAATTTCCGTGAAGAATTTATAGCAAGTTTAATACCTTATGAGAAACATTTGAGAGAGTTAATTAGACGAGTGGTTAGTGTAATCTAA